The following DNA comes from Capsicum annuum cultivar UCD-10X-F1 chromosome 7, UCD10Xv1.1, whole genome shotgun sequence.
TCCTTCATTTATGTGACATAGTTTGACTCGGCATGAAGTTTAAGTAAAAAGGTACTAATATATTTTGGAAACTTGTATATGGTCTTGGACATACTACCATAATGTTTTGTGTTGCTATAAGACTTCTGAAACTTATGGTCTTAAACGTGTCATATCATTCGTGTCGCTATAAGATCAAGTGCAAAGCTAGATGTTTCTGGATATTAAAATGTGTCATCCTTATTTTGAACGAAATAATATTGAAATggtaaaacggagggagtatcaaATACGTATTCTTTACTTTTTAGAAGAACAAGAAAGCAAACAAGTTTATATCTTAGtacaacaaaaattgaaaaaggattaAGAAACTAAGGGAAGAACCAGAAGTACATGTCGAGTTGAGATGACTGTGTGACACTTAGATATGGCTTAAACCATGTTTGGCTAAGGTGAAAAAGTGATTGGCCATAATTTTCACTAAGACCATTCAAAACATAAAGAAGCAAATGCATGAAGAAGCCAAAGAATTCCAATATTTACTATATTTACATAAAGACATAATATGAACCTCGTATTTATAGTGTAATTTTTCAATAACGGGGATTCAAATGAACCCCCTTGATGAAAAACCTATTTTTCAATATTACCAGTAGAATGTAATACAAATGCCAGTGAATGAAAAGTTTGATCACACATTCATGTGTGACAGAGGAAGTGTAGAAATAAATAACAGAGTCATATCTATAATGGAAAACTAGACTAGCAGTAAGCTTTTTCAGATGCAacagtaaaatatgaaaaaaattcactttagaaGAGGAAGCCATACGTGAAGGGTAGAAATGCATGACGCCCGGCACTTCCAAAGACGCGAGGGCCTTCAGGGTTAGTATTGCATTTTTCCCAACGGTTAAAGCAGCTAGCAAGATATGAACCTTGTTGAGCAGCAACCTACcaatgtgaaaaagaattttaaagaaaaaaatgaaactgatataaaaaaaaaatgaagtaaaaCAAAAGGAATAATCCCTGCACACGTTCCTTTCGACTATGGGAATACACTAGGATATCATAAATGAGCACAATCACGGGGGCATATATACCTGAGCAGTAGCAGGTAGACTCTTCATTTGCGAATCTACATGAGAAAGGGCTGACTTAAATCCTTCAATATCTACCTCCTCTCTTTCATTTCCCTCTGAATCCTTGAATAACTCCGTTACTTCAAACAAATGTTTGCTCTTCAGATACAATTCCACTTGAGGATAACGGATGATTATGTCTTCCAGAACATCTTGGAATTCTTCAATAGTTAAGGTTCCAGAATGATCCGTATCCGCAGCTTCAAAAATGGTTAAAATATCTTCCTGAACCACATTACAATGCACAAAAATGCAAATTGAAGGTGAAAAATGTATAGGCAATCTAGCAGATGTTAAATGTTGCGCTGGCAGAAGAAAGTCAAGGACACAAGTATCCACATAAACAATAGTATGTttatcctctcttttctttttctttatgtcCCGTCTATGTTGCTACTGTAGGTAAGCTATCAAATATTTTAACTTGAGAAGCAGCAGTACTTGCCCAGCAGACGACTTCTAATATTGCAAGATAAAATTCATTGAGTATTCAGTTTATCTGATATATAAGCATCGGTAATTGAGGAACAATTCTTTGTGATGGTGCATGATGGCGGTGCACTTTCCTAACTAAGATTTGTTGGGACTGAACTACATTGGAATTTTGGGACTTTGTTATACTTATCATGAAAGTCGAAGAAAGAAGAAAAGCAGAGTTGGGGAATACATATCCTGTAGATTAACAATTCCTGAAATACTTCTTGTATAGCTACTTGGCCAAAGGCTCGCGTACCATAATTTTACGTTGATCAACAGTGGCACAATCCCCAATAGCATACACATCAGGACAACCCTTTACTCGCAACCATTCATCAGTTGCTAGAATCCATCTCTTTCCCTGCCAAAGAAAAAATCGCATGGTCATGATAACTGAATTACTTGCACTTTTACCAATGGGAAACTTCAAATCTTAGAATACAGCAGAAAGGAATGAACTTCCAGATGAGATAGATCCAAGACTTAGACTAAGTGGATTCAGAATGAAATTTTCCTTATTATATGTTCTTAATTTTGTTGACCATTTGCATGAATAGTTCAAGTCAAAAGCAATGAGTTCAATTGAACACACATATATAACGCACTTGAGGCTCTGCCACAACTCAGAACGGCTTTATTGGTGCTTAATAACATAATAGACAAACAAGGGGGTTATACTGCAAACATACCTGGCCAATTTGTTCCATGAAATCCCTCACAAATGGGCGAGTGCCAACTCCAGTAGACCAAACGACCATACCATGGGGTACAATGACATATTCTCCCGTAGATTTTACCTTCATGTTAACTGAGTGCTCAGAAACACTAACAACACGGCAACCTGTCAAAACCTCAATTCcatctctttgaaacttggatTCAGCAAAACAGCTGATTCTTTCATCAAACCTGAACACAGTAAACACATTATGATCTCTAATAAGTCTTCCACTATTGGAATCTCATTTTTTTTAAGGTGACACTTAAGTTCATGACTTATTACGTGTTCAGGATATGATCTCCGGACTGGATGACCGTTATCTTCACTAGATCCTTAACTGAAGGGTATAACTGTACCAAATCTTCATGAATAAAGTCATGTAGCTCAGCTGCAAATTCCACTCCGGTTGGACCCCCTCCAACTATAACAAAATGGAGATCGGTCCTTCGCTCTTCTTCACTTAAGCCCGGGAGGA
Coding sequences within:
- the LOC107877302 gene encoding external alternative NAD(P)H-ubiquinone oxidoreductase B1, mitochondrial-like — protein: MRGFSYLKKALHVRSSYSRLLVVSCISSGGLMVYAENVDNSQKVVERSQSHSKKKKIVVLGTGWAGTSFLKDMDISSYDVEVVSPRNYFAFTPLLPSVTCGTVEARSVVEPVRNIIKKRNGEIQFWEAECLKIDPENHKVICRSIVENLVGENDFSLEYDHLVVAVGAQVNTFDTPGVMEHCHFLKEVEDAQKIRRTVIDCFEKAVLPGLSEEERRTDLHFVIVGGGPTGVEFAAELHDFIHEDLVQLYPSVKDLVKITVIQSGDHILNTFDERISCFAESKFQRDGIEVLTGCRVVSVSEHSVNMKVKSTGEYVIVPHGMVVWSTGVGTRPFVRDFMEQIGQGKRWILATDEWLRVKGCPDVYAIGDCATVDQRKIMEDILTIFEAADTDHSGTLTIEEFQDVLEDIIIRYPQVELYLKSKHLFEVTELFKDSEGNEREEVDIEGFKSALSHVDSQMKSLPATAQVAAQQGSYLASCFNRWEKCNTNPEGPRVFGSAGRHAFLPFTYRHLGQFAPLGGSKAAAELPGDWVSMGRSTQWLWYSVYASKQVSWRTRILVVWDWTRRYIFGRDSSRI